In Geobacter anodireducens, a genomic segment contains:
- a CDS encoding serine protease, with the protein MRAPVPAMAGSRRGIRIGALIAWCLMICTGAALLASTGGEVRVVGLRGAVNPVTASFLKRNLDDAARKGDRLVLVEMDTPGGLDTAMREIVKDILASPVPVAVYVAPAGARAASAGAVITLAADIAAMAPGTNIGAAHPVAIGEKQDKVMEQKVLNDAEAYVDGIASRRGRNAEAARRMVRESLSLPAEKALEEKVVDLIAVDRSALLAQLEGRPVPRPGGDRVLRLAGAPVREAEMTTRERILDAIGNPNVAYVLMMLGFLGLFFELSTPGVILPGVIGGIALILAFFAFQTLPVNYAGVLLILLALILFIAEIKVVSGGMLTVGGVIAMVLGSILLFDSPEPYLRVSWQVIAVTVAAVSAFSIFAVTMAVRAHRRKPTTGGEGLVGETGRALSDVNPEGRVFIHGEYWGAWSDEPLAEGDRVTVVAVDGMRVKVKKAGIRDR; encoded by the coding sequence ATGAGAGCCCCCGTTCCGGCCATGGCGGGATCCCGGCGGGGCATCCGGATCGGCGCGCTGATCGCCTGGTGCCTCATGATCTGCACCGGCGCGGCGCTCCTGGCGTCCACCGGGGGCGAGGTGCGGGTGGTCGGCCTCAGGGGGGCCGTGAACCCGGTCACCGCCTCATTCCTCAAGCGCAACCTGGACGATGCGGCCCGGAAGGGGGACCGGCTCGTGCTGGTGGAGATGGATACCCCCGGCGGCCTCGACACGGCCATGCGGGAGATCGTCAAGGACATCCTGGCCAGCCCCGTGCCCGTGGCGGTTTACGTGGCGCCGGCCGGGGCGCGGGCCGCCTCGGCGGGGGCGGTCATCACGCTGGCGGCCGACATCGCCGCCATGGCACCGGGGACCAACATCGGCGCGGCCCATCCCGTTGCCATCGGCGAGAAGCAGGACAAGGTCATGGAGCAGAAGGTGCTCAACGATGCCGAGGCCTACGTGGACGGCATCGCTTCCCGTCGGGGGCGCAATGCCGAGGCGGCGCGGCGGATGGTGCGCGAAAGCCTGTCGCTCCCCGCGGAAAAGGCCCTGGAGGAAAAGGTGGTTGACCTGATCGCCGTCGACCGGTCCGCTCTCCTCGCCCAACTGGAGGGGCGCCCGGTGCCCCGTCCGGGGGGCGACCGGGTCCTGCGGCTGGCCGGGGCTCCGGTCCGGGAGGCGGAGATGACGACCCGCGAGCGGATCCTCGACGCCATCGGCAACCCCAACGTGGCCTACGTCCTCATGATGCTCGGGTTCCTGGGGCTGTTCTTCGAGTTGTCGACCCCGGGCGTGATCCTGCCCGGCGTCATCGGCGGCATTGCCCTGATCCTGGCCTTCTTCGCCTTCCAGACCCTGCCGGTGAACTATGCCGGCGTGCTCCTCATCCTTTTGGCGCTCATTCTCTTCATCGCCGAGATCAAGGTCGTCTCGGGCGGCATGCTGACGGTGGGAGGCGTCATTGCCATGGTTCTCGGATCGATCCTTCTCTTCGACTCGCCGGAGCCCTATCTCCGGGTATCCTGGCAGGTAATCGCCGTGACGGTGGCTGCCGTGTCGGCCTTTTCGATCTTCGCGGTCACCATGGCGGTCCGGGCCCATCGCCGAAAGCCCACCACCGGCGGCGAGGGACTGGTGGGGGAGACCGGCCGGGCCCTGTCGGACGTGAACCCCGAGGGAAGGGTGTTCATCCACGGCGAATACTGGGGCGCCTGGAGCGACGAGCCCCTGGCCGAGGGGGACCGGGTGACCGTGGTCGCGGTGGACGGGATGAGGGTCAAAGTGAAAAAGGCCGGGATCCGGGACCGGTAA
- a CDS encoding cytochrome C — MRRLAPVAACVALALAAGCSGGSGAGGGELFATHCAGCHPQGGNTVHPEKTLALARREANGIRTARDVAAYIRNPGPGMPAFGEAMIPPADALKIGEYVVASFP; from the coding sequence ATGAGACGGCTCGCCCCGGTGGCGGCCTGCGTGGCCCTGGCCCTGGCGGCCGGCTGCAGTGGCGGGTCCGGCGCTGGAGGCGGCGAACTGTTCGCCACCCACTGCGCCGGCTGCCATCCGCAGGGAGGCAACACCGTCCACCCGGAAAAGACCCTGGCGCTGGCCCGGCGGGAGGCCAACGGCATCCGGACCGCCCGGGACGTGGCGGCCTACATCCGCAACCCGGGTCCGGGCATGCCCGCCTTCGGCGAAGCGATGATCCCGCCGGCCGATGCCCTGAAGATCGGGGAGTACGTCGTGGCGAGCTTCCCATGA
- a CDS encoding pyruvate dehydrogenase yields the protein MPEMNYRDALNLALKEEMRRDPSVVIWGEDVALYEGSFKVTRGLLAEFGEERVKDTPISENSIVGVAVGAAMGGLRPVAELMTVNFALLAMDQIVNHMAKIRSMFGGQTYLPMVVRAPGGGGSQLGAQHSQSLETYFMHCPGIHVAVPATPADARGLLKAAIRDDNPVMFLEHELLYNSKGEVPDDPESVIPFGKADVKREGKDLTIVAYSRMTILALQAAEELAKEGISCEVVDLRTLTPLDTATFTASVKKTGRAVVVEECWRSAGLGGHLAAIIAEECFDRLLAPVRRVSGLDVPMPYSRKIEKLCIPQPETIAAAVRETLSGTY from the coding sequence ATGCCTGAAATGAACTACCGCGATGCCCTGAACCTGGCCCTGAAGGAGGAGATGCGCCGCGACCCGTCGGTGGTGATCTGGGGAGAGGATGTGGCCCTGTACGAGGGGTCCTTCAAGGTGACCCGCGGGCTGTTGGCCGAGTTCGGCGAGGAGCGGGTAAAGGATACCCCCATTTCGGAGAACTCCATCGTGGGGGTGGCCGTGGGCGCGGCCATGGGGGGCTTGAGGCCCGTGGCGGAGCTGATGACGGTGAATTTTGCGCTCCTGGCCATGGACCAGATCGTGAACCACATGGCCAAGATCCGCTCCATGTTCGGGGGCCAGACCTATCTCCCCATGGTGGTCAGGGCGCCGGGGGGCGGGGGGAGCCAGTTGGGGGCCCAGCATTCCCAGAGCCTGGAAACCTATTTCATGCACTGCCCCGGCATCCATGTGGCGGTGCCGGCCACACCGGCGGATGCCCGGGGGCTGCTCAAGGCGGCCATCCGCGACGACAACCCGGTCATGTTCCTGGAGCACGAGCTGCTCTACAACAGCAAGGGCGAGGTGCCCGACGACCCGGAGTCCGTCATTCCCTTCGGAAAGGCGGATGTGAAGCGGGAGGGCAAGGACCTGACCATTGTCGCTTATTCGCGCATGACCATCCTGGCGCTCCAGGCGGCGGAGGAGCTGGCAAAGGAGGGGATATCCTGCGAGGTGGTGGACCTGCGGACCCTGACCCCCCTCGACACGGCGACCTTCACGGCGTCGGTGAAGAAGACCGGCCGGGCCGTGGTGGTGGAGGAATGCTGGCGGAGCGCCGGGCTGGGCGGGCACCTGGCCGCGATCATTGCCGAGGAGTGCTTTGACCGGCTCCTGGCGCCGGTGCGGCGAGTGTCGGGACTCGACGTGCCCATGCCCTATTCGCGCAAGATCGAGAAGCTCTGCATCCCGCAGCCGGAGACGATCGCCGCGGCGGTGCGGGAGACGCTGAGCGGAACGTACTGA
- a CDS encoding transposase has product MRGFDSNTEALFTYVTPESFVPKDHPLRAIRKMADEALAGMDKLFDSMYATTGRSSIPPEKLLKAQLLMILYSIRSNRQLVEQIHYNFLFRWFLGMGLDEKVWDHSSFTKNSERLIGSEVAAEFLSRILAQAERKRLLSREHFTVDGTLIEAWASIKSFKPKDGPPSAGGGGRNETVDFKGQKLTNETHGSVTDPDARLYRKGKTKEAKLCYQGHTLMENRSGLIVRTKVTMASGSGEREAAKTMVQRLPRTTRRISLGGDKGYDTEAFVRELRRLRITPHVAQNTTNRKSAIDGRTTNHPNYAISQKIRKRIEEGFGWMKTVGRLRKTMYRGIEKIAMQLDLHAAAYNLVRMKNLGLGVT; this is encoded by the coding sequence ATGCGCGGTTTTGACAGCAACACAGAAGCACTTTTTACCTATGTGACTCCTGAATCCTTTGTCCCGAAGGACCACCCCTTGCGGGCCATTCGTAAAATGGCTGACGAAGCCCTGGCAGGGATGGACAAGCTCTTTGACAGTATGTATGCCACAACCGGCAGATCGTCGATCCCGCCGGAGAAGCTCTTGAAAGCCCAACTGCTGATGATTCTTTACTCCATCCGTAGCAACCGGCAGCTGGTGGAGCAGATCCACTACAACTTCCTGTTCCGCTGGTTCCTTGGTATGGGCCTGGATGAGAAGGTCTGGGACCATTCCAGTTTTACCAAGAACAGCGAACGGTTGATCGGTTCCGAGGTTGCTGCCGAGTTTCTGTCACGGATACTGGCTCAGGCGGAAAGAAAGCGCCTTTTGTCACGCGAGCACTTCACGGTTGATGGCACCCTCATCGAAGCCTGGGCATCCATCAAGAGCTTCAAGCCCAAGGATGGTCCACCGTCAGCTGGCGGTGGAGGCAGAAACGAGACCGTGGATTTCAAAGGGCAGAAGCTTACCAACGAAACCCATGGTTCTGTTACCGATCCCGATGCCCGTCTCTACCGCAAGGGAAAGACCAAGGAAGCCAAGCTCTGCTACCAGGGGCACACCCTGATGGAGAACCGCAGTGGCCTGATTGTCAGGACCAAGGTAACAATGGCATCCGGTTCCGGCGAACGCGAAGCGGCAAAGACAATGGTGCAGCGTCTCCCCCGGACCACCCGCCGCATATCGCTTGGCGGTGACAAAGGCTACGACACGGAAGCCTTCGTCAGAGAACTCCGCCGGCTCAGGATCACACCGCACGTGGCGCAGAACACCACGAACAGAAAGTCGGCCATTGACGGTAGAACCACCAATCATCCGAACTACGCCATCAGCCAGAAGATCAGGAAACGGATCGAAGAAGGCTTTGGCTGGATGAAGACCGTAGGCAGGTTACGCAAAACGATGTACCGGGGAATCGAGAAAATCGCCATGCAACTTGACCTGCACGCAGCGGCTTACAACCTGGTTCGGATGAAAAACCTGGGCCTTGGTGTCACCTGA
- a CDS encoding ATP-dependent protease: protein MSTDRLKLPVEKLRWTCDPAQFEFTTTDDLPELEGTLGQARALASIDFGLGIHESGFNLFLAGEPGTGRSSTVKNILKKRAKGEPTPSDWVYVNNFKSPDLPITLALPAGKGSELEQDMRELISAVRSIIPKALDSKEYEANKATIVESYQEHNNELFSALEAEAQGKGFALQRTVSGLVMVPQKEDRNFTQEEYEALPEEEKERISTVGQELTDKLNDVLRQVRENEKQTKDALAQLDRDLGNATVGHHLDPLREKYGDNPTVVEYLNAVQEDIIANLEDFKPQQPVQSPIPGLKLPRQEPSFERYQVNVFVDNHETEGAPVVFEPNPTYNNLFGRIEHVMQMGGMATTNFTLIKPGALHRANGGYLIVDAREVLMNPFSWDSLKRCIRNAEIKIEDPLEQYRFITTVSMKPESIPLQAKIIMIGSPWIYYLLFHLEPDYRKFFKVKADFDSRIARTAEVIRDYALFVATHCKNEKLLPFDRSGVAGLIEYSARLVEDQNKLSSQFMEIADLIREASYWAGKDGGQVVDHGHVTRAIEQKIYRSNRIEERMQELFDDGTIMVDTDGAAVGQINGLAVMTVGDHTFGRPSRVTSRVWLGRAGMVNIEREVKLSGPIHDKGVLILTGYLGGKFAHDKPLSFSASICFEQNYEGVEGDSASSTELYCLLSAFSGLPVKQGIAVTGSVNQHGMVQPIGGVNYKIEGFYAVCKSRGLTGDQGVMIPASNERHLMLSDEVVQAVREGKFHIWSVSTIDEGIEILTGVPAGALQEDGSYPEGTVNFLVDRRLREMIESMKKFGSSGEKDEKKNGGTPAPALEGGQSS from the coding sequence GTGTCCACTGACCGTCTGAAACTCCCCGTCGAGAAGCTCCGCTGGACCTGCGATCCGGCGCAGTTCGAATTCACCACCACCGATGACCTGCCCGAACTGGAGGGAACCCTTGGCCAGGCCCGGGCCCTGGCATCCATCGACTTCGGCCTCGGCATCCACGAGAGCGGGTTCAACCTGTTCCTGGCCGGAGAGCCCGGCACCGGCCGCAGCTCTACGGTCAAGAACATCCTGAAGAAACGGGCAAAGGGCGAGCCGACCCCCTCGGACTGGGTCTACGTCAACAACTTCAAGTCGCCGGACCTCCCCATCACCCTGGCTCTGCCGGCAGGCAAGGGGAGCGAACTGGAGCAGGACATGCGGGAGCTGATCTCCGCGGTCCGCTCCATCATCCCCAAGGCCCTGGACAGCAAGGAGTACGAGGCCAACAAGGCGACCATCGTCGAATCGTACCAGGAGCACAACAACGAGCTCTTCTCGGCCCTGGAGGCCGAGGCCCAGGGCAAGGGGTTCGCGCTCCAGCGGACCGTGTCGGGGCTGGTGATGGTCCCCCAGAAGGAGGACCGCAACTTCACCCAGGAGGAGTACGAGGCCCTGCCGGAGGAGGAAAAGGAACGGATCAGCACGGTGGGGCAGGAGTTGACCGACAAGCTGAACGACGTGCTCCGCCAGGTGCGCGAGAACGAGAAGCAGACCAAGGACGCCCTGGCCCAGCTTGACCGCGACCTGGGCAACGCCACCGTGGGGCATCACCTGGACCCCCTGCGGGAGAAGTACGGCGACAACCCCACGGTGGTGGAGTACCTGAACGCGGTTCAGGAGGACATCATCGCCAACCTGGAGGACTTCAAGCCCCAGCAGCCGGTCCAGTCCCCCATCCCGGGGCTCAAGCTCCCCCGCCAGGAGCCCTCCTTCGAGCGCTACCAGGTGAACGTCTTCGTGGACAACCACGAGACCGAGGGGGCGCCGGTGGTGTTCGAGCCCAACCCCACCTACAACAACCTGTTCGGCCGCATCGAGCACGTGATGCAGATGGGGGGCATGGCCACCACCAACTTCACCCTCATCAAGCCGGGGGCGCTCCACCGGGCCAATGGCGGCTACCTGATCGTGGATGCCCGGGAAGTCCTGATGAATCCCTTTTCCTGGGATTCCCTCAAGCGCTGCATCCGCAACGCCGAGATCAAGATCGAGGACCCCCTGGAGCAGTACCGCTTCATCACCACGGTTTCCATGAAGCCCGAGTCGATCCCCCTGCAGGCCAAGATCATCATGATCGGTTCCCCGTGGATCTACTACCTCCTCTTCCACCTGGAGCCCGACTACCGCAAGTTTTTCAAGGTGAAGGCCGATTTCGACAGCCGCATCGCCCGCACCGCCGAGGTGATCAGGGATTATGCCCTGTTCGTGGCCACCCACTGCAAGAACGAGAAGCTGCTCCCCTTCGACCGGAGCGGCGTGGCCGGGCTCATCGAGTACTCGGCCCGGCTGGTGGAGGACCAGAACAAGCTCTCCTCGCAGTTCATGGAGATCGCCGACCTGATCCGCGAGGCGAGCTACTGGGCCGGCAAGGACGGCGGCCAGGTGGTTGACCATGGCCACGTGACCCGCGCCATCGAGCAGAAGATCTACCGGAGCAACCGGATCGAGGAGCGGATGCAGGAACTCTTCGACGATGGGACCATCATGGTGGATACCGACGGCGCGGCAGTGGGGCAGATCAACGGCCTGGCGGTCATGACCGTGGGGGATCACACCTTCGGCCGCCCGTCCCGGGTCACGTCCCGGGTCTGGCTGGGGCGGGCCGGCATGGTCAACATCGAGCGGGAGGTGAAGCTCTCGGGCCCCATCCACGACAAGGGGGTCCTGATCCTCACCGGTTACCTGGGCGGGAAGTTCGCCCATGACAAGCCCCTCTCTTTTTCCGCCTCCATCTGCTTCGAGCAGAACTACGAAGGGGTCGAGGGGGACAGTGCCTCGTCCACGGAACTCTACTGCCTCCTCTCGGCCTTCTCGGGCCTTCCCGTCAAGCAGGGAATCGCCGTGACCGGCAGCGTCAACCAGCACGGCATGGTCCAGCCCATCGGCGGGGTCAACTACAAGATCGAGGGCTTCTACGCCGTCTGCAAGTCCCGGGGGCTCACCGGCGACCAGGGGGTCATGATCCCCGCGTCCAACGAGCGGCACCTGATGCTGAGCGACGAGGTGGTGCAGGCGGTGCGCGAGGGGAAATTCCACATCTGGAGCGTATCCACCATCGACGAGGGGATCGAGATCCTGACCGGCGTTCCGGCCGGCGCGCTGCAGGAGGACGGCAGCTACCCGGAGGGGACCGTCAACTTCCTGGTGGACCGCCGGTTGCGGGAAATGATCGAGAGCATGAAGAAGTTCGGCTCGTCCGGCGAGAAGGACGAGAAGAAGAATGGCGGGACTCCCGCGCCCGCCCTCGAGGGAGGGCAATCGTCATGA
- a CDS encoding branched-chain alpha-keto acid dehydrogenase subunit E2, producing the protein MATDITMPKLSDTMTEGRLVSWKKGVGDPVERGDIIAEVETDKATMELEAFASGVLTEQRVKPGELVNVGTVIGVIGGANEARPTEQAAPAPPEQADWQPPSEEPANGAEPEIPERVLELPEASEPPAPLLPGDDTKASPAVRRLAREKGIDLHQVRGSGPEGRILMEDLDQAAANEEAVTEQAGQPSAGESPAPPEAEPMTRMRSAIARVTAESWRTIPHFYETVEIDMKAAGEIVRELKGSGSAVSYNDLVLKAAALALTRFPRMNASFRDGGVVVHREVNIGFAVAMEDGLQVPVVKGCQGLALKEIALQAVRLAERARSGAITQEEISGGTFSVSNLGMYGIDEFAAVIMPPQAAILAVGAVADRPVVRDGHLAVGRTMRATLSCDHRVVDGAYGAQFLGELRRVLENPVLMLV; encoded by the coding sequence ATGGCAACCGACATCACCATGCCCAAACTCTCCGACACCATGACCGAAGGCCGTCTCGTCTCCTGGAAGAAAGGGGTGGGCGACCCGGTTGAGCGGGGCGATATCATCGCCGAGGTGGAGACCGACAAGGCCACCATGGAGCTGGAGGCGTTCGCCTCGGGCGTCCTGACGGAACAGCGGGTGAAGCCCGGCGAGCTGGTGAACGTGGGCACGGTCATCGGCGTGATCGGCGGAGCGAACGAGGCCCGGCCAACGGAGCAGGCCGCACCCGCCCCCCCGGAGCAGGCCGACTGGCAGCCGCCATCGGAGGAACCGGCGAACGGGGCGGAGCCTGAGATCCCGGAGCGGGTGCTGGAGTTGCCCGAAGCATCGGAGCCGCCGGCGCCCCTGTTGCCGGGCGACGACACCAAAGCCTCGCCCGCTGTGCGCCGCCTGGCGCGCGAGAAGGGCATCGACCTGCACCAGGTGCGGGGGAGCGGTCCCGAGGGGCGCATCCTGATGGAGGACCTGGACCAGGCTGCGGCGAACGAGGAAGCCGTGACGGAGCAAGCGGGGCAGCCCTCTGCGGGCGAATCTCCCGCCCCGCCCGAGGCCGAGCCTATGACGCGCATGCGGAGCGCCATCGCCCGGGTCACGGCCGAGTCGTGGCGCACCATCCCCCATTTCTACGAGACCGTCGAGATCGACATGAAGGCGGCCGGTGAGATCGTCCGGGAACTGAAGGGGAGCGGCAGCGCCGTGTCCTACAACGACCTGGTGCTCAAGGCCGCCGCCCTGGCCCTGACGCGGTTTCCCCGGATGAACGCCTCGTTCCGGGACGGAGGCGTCGTTGTCCACCGGGAGGTGAACATCGGTTTTGCCGTGGCCATGGAGGACGGGCTCCAGGTGCCGGTGGTAAAGGGGTGCCAGGGGCTGGCCCTGAAGGAGATCGCTCTCCAGGCCGTGCGCCTGGCCGAGCGGGCCCGGAGCGGCGCCATCACCCAGGAGGAGATTTCCGGCGGCACCTTCAGCGTTTCGAACCTGGGGATGTACGGCATCGATGAGTTTGCCGCCGTGATCATGCCGCCCCAGGCGGCGATCCTGGCCGTGGGGGCCGTGGCGGACCGGCCCGTGGTGCGGGACGGGCACTTGGCGGTCGGCCGGACCATGCGGGCGACCCTTTCCTGCGACCATCGGGTGGTGGACGGGGCCTATGGGGCCCAATTCCTGGGCGAATTACGGAGGGTGCTGGAGAATCCGGTCCTGATGCTGGTATGA
- a CDS encoding peptidylprolyl isomerase, giving the protein MDLTKTLRANILSLAALVALSGAAIGAEAAPAKKEDKTDKPAAAPAKQEEKNVAPLDPAAVVAKVNGVSITRAEVDRAKKVLLSQNRMTQPMTPDIAQKVEEAAVNQLIAKELLYQAGRKLEIKDLDKQVQERVSQGKARFPSQEEYLKTLKNMDMTEKDVETFAREDLVINNLIEKDVVAKTAVSDEEAKKFYNDNIDKFKRDETVKASHILIKVEPNASADDKKKAKEKAEAILKQVKGGADFAEVAKKESGCPSAPQGGDLGFFGKGQMVPPFEKAAFALKPGEVSDVVETQFGYHIIKLTDKRPAETVTFEETKDRIVQFLKQQKVQEGISEFVEGLKKKAKIEMANK; this is encoded by the coding sequence GCGGAGGCGGCACCCGCCAAGAAGGAAGACAAAACCGACAAGCCTGCGGCGGCCCCGGCCAAGCAGGAAGAAAAGAACGTGGCCCCCCTCGATCCGGCGGCGGTGGTGGCGAAGGTGAACGGCGTATCCATCACCCGCGCCGAGGTTGACCGGGCAAAGAAAGTCCTCCTCTCCCAGAACCGGATGACCCAGCCCATGACACCCGATATCGCCCAGAAGGTGGAAGAGGCGGCGGTGAACCAGCTCATCGCCAAGGAACTCCTCTACCAGGCCGGCAGGAAACTGGAGATCAAGGACCTGGACAAGCAGGTCCAGGAGCGGGTGAGCCAGGGCAAGGCCCGCTTCCCCTCCCAGGAAGAGTACCTGAAGACCCTCAAGAACATGGACATGACCGAGAAGGACGTTGAGACCTTCGCCCGGGAAGACCTGGTCATCAACAATCTGATCGAAAAAGACGTCGTGGCCAAGACCGCCGTATCCGACGAAGAGGCCAAGAAGTTCTATAACGACAACATCGACAAGTTCAAGCGGGACGAGACGGTGAAGGCGAGCCACATCCTGATCAAGGTGGAGCCCAACGCCTCCGCCGACGACAAGAAAAAGGCCAAGGAAAAGGCCGAGGCGATCCTGAAGCAGGTGAAGGGCGGCGCCGACTTCGCCGAAGTGGCCAAGAAGGAGTCCGGCTGTCCCAGCGCACCCCAGGGCGGCGACCTGGGCTTCTTCGGCAAGGGACAGATGGTTCCCCCGTTCGAGAAGGCCGCCTTCGCCCTGAAGCCCGGCGAGGTGAGCGACGTGGTCGAGACCCAGTTCGGCTACCACATCATCAAGCTGACCGACAAGCGCCCCGCCGAGACCGTCACGTTCGAGGAGACCAAGGACCGGATCGTTCAGTTCCTGAAGCAGCAGAAGGTTCAGGAAGGGATCAGCGAGTTCGTGGAAGGCCTGAAGAAGAAGGCAAAGATCGAGATGGCCAACAAGTAA
- a CDS encoding octanoyltransferase codes for MKIVDLAAMEYAEAFALQERLVADVAAGRAEETLLLLEHPPVYTLGRGGGGESLPDPSVRPVEINRGGDVTWHGPGQLVGYPILDLGRRGRDLHRYLRFLEQALMDAAAAFEVAAWRVPGRTGIWTDGGKLASIGVGVRRWVTMHGFALNVCNDLAPFSRIHPCGIAGCPVTTLSREAGRAISVADAKAAVAAAFAGLPADALPEQPRDAAVHAAPCDEFHAPSTTSRRPPCPLTV; via the coding sequence GTGAAGATCGTGGATCTCGCCGCCATGGAGTACGCCGAGGCCTTTGCCCTCCAGGAGCGGCTCGTTGCCGACGTGGCTGCCGGCCGCGCGGAGGAGACGCTGCTCCTGCTGGAGCATCCGCCGGTCTATACCCTGGGCCGCGGAGGCGGTGGCGAAAGCCTTCCGGACCCGTCGGTGCGCCCGGTGGAGATCAACCGGGGAGGAGACGTGACCTGGCACGGCCCCGGCCAACTGGTGGGCTATCCCATCCTGGATCTGGGCCGGCGGGGCCGGGACCTGCACCGGTACCTCCGTTTTCTGGAACAGGCGTTGATGGACGCGGCCGCTGCCTTTGAAGTGGCGGCCTGGCGGGTCCCCGGCCGGACCGGCATCTGGACCGACGGGGGGAAGCTGGCCTCCATCGGGGTCGGGGTCCGGCGCTGGGTCACCATGCACGGTTTCGCCCTCAACGTCTGCAACGACCTGGCCCCCTTCAGCCGCATCCATCCCTGCGGCATCGCGGGGTGCCCGGTCACCACCCTGTCCCGGGAAGCGGGCCGGGCGATCAGCGTGGCCGACGCAAAGGCCGCGGTTGCCGCCGCCTTTGCCGGTCTGCCGGCCGACGCCCTGCCGGAGCAGCCCCGGGACGCTGCCGTCCACGCTGCGCCATGCGATGAATTCCATGCACCGTCAACCACTTCAAGGAGGCCACCGTGTCCACTGACCGTCTGA